The following are from one region of the Erwinia billingiae Eb661 genome:
- the pgi gene encoding glucose-6-phosphate isomerase produces MKNINPTQTAAWQALQQHFEEMKDVQISELFAKDSNRFATFSATFDDLMLVDYSKNRITSDTLAKLQALAKETDLQGAIKSMFSGEKINRTEDRAVLHVALRNRSNTPIVVDGKDVMPEVNAVLEKMKSFSERIISGDWKGYTGKPITDVVNIGIGGSDLGPFMVTEALRPYKNHLNMHFVSNVDGTHIAETVKDLDPETTLFLVASKTFTTQETMTNAHSARDWFLKTAGDEQHVAKHFAALSTNGKAVGEFGIDTANMFEFWDWVGGRYSLWSAIGLSIILSVGFDNFEKLLSGAHAMDKHFSTTPAEQNLPVILALIGIWYNNFFGAETEAILPYDQYMHRFSAYFQQGNMESNGKNVDRNGAPVSYETGPIIWGEPGTNGQHAFYQLIHQGTKLVPCDFIAPAITHNKLGDHHAKLLSNFFAQTEALAFGKSRDVVEKEFTDAGKDAQSVEHIVPFKVFEGNRPTNSILLRDITPFSLGALIALYEHKIFTQGAILNIFTFDQWGVELGKQLANRILPELSGSEQVSSHDSSTNGLINRYKNWRG; encoded by the coding sequence CCACCTTCGACGATCTGATGCTGGTGGACTACTCCAAAAACCGCATCACCAGTGACACCCTCGCAAAACTGCAGGCTCTTGCTAAAGAGACCGATCTGCAGGGCGCAATTAAGTCGATGTTCTCCGGCGAAAAAATCAACCGCACTGAAGATCGTGCCGTGCTGCATGTTGCGCTGCGCAACCGCAGCAACACGCCGATCGTGGTCGACGGTAAAGACGTGATGCCGGAAGTGAACGCGGTGCTGGAGAAGATGAAATCCTTCTCTGAACGCATCATCAGCGGCGACTGGAAAGGCTACACCGGCAAGCCCATCACCGACGTGGTGAACATCGGTATCGGCGGGTCTGACCTGGGGCCATTTATGGTCACCGAGGCGCTGCGCCCGTACAAGAATCACCTGAATATGCACTTTGTGTCCAACGTTGATGGCACGCATATCGCGGAAACCGTGAAGGATCTGGATCCTGAAACCACCCTGTTCCTGGTGGCGTCAAAAACCTTCACCACCCAGGAAACCATGACCAACGCCCACAGCGCGCGTGACTGGTTCCTGAAAACCGCTGGCGATGAGCAGCACGTTGCGAAGCACTTTGCTGCGCTCTCAACCAACGGTAAAGCGGTCGGTGAGTTCGGGATTGATACCGCCAACATGTTCGAATTCTGGGACTGGGTTGGCGGACGTTATTCACTGTGGTCGGCGATTGGCCTGTCGATCATTCTGTCGGTCGGTTTCGACAACTTTGAGAAGCTGCTCAGTGGCGCACACGCCATGGACAAACACTTCTCTACCACACCCGCAGAGCAGAACCTGCCGGTGATCCTGGCGCTGATCGGCATCTGGTATAACAACTTCTTCGGTGCTGAAACCGAAGCGATCCTGCCGTATGACCAGTATATGCACCGTTTCTCTGCCTATTTCCAGCAGGGCAACATGGAGTCGAACGGTAAGAACGTTGACCGTAACGGCGCACCGGTCTCTTATGAAACCGGCCCAATCATCTGGGGCGAACCGGGCACCAACGGTCAGCACGCGTTCTATCAGCTGATCCACCAGGGCACCAAGCTGGTTCCTTGCGACTTTATCGCCCCTGCCATCACCCACAACAAGCTGGGCGATCACCATGCCAAGCTGCTGTCGAACTTCTTTGCACAGACTGAAGCGCTGGCGTTTGGTAAGTCACGCGATGTGGTCGAGAAAGAGTTCACCGACGCAGGTAAAGATGCGCAGTCGGTCGAGCACATCGTGCCGTTCAAAGTGTTTGAAGGTAACCGCCCAACCAACTCCATCCTGCTGCGTGATATCACGCCGTTCAGCCTGGGTGCATTGATTGCGCTGTACGAACACAAAATCTTCACTCAGGGCGCGATCCTCAACATCTTCACCTTCGATCAGTGGGGCGTTGAGCTTGGCAAACAACTGGCGAACCGTATCCTGCCAGAACTGTCGGGTAGCGAGCAGGTCAGCAGCCACGACAGTTCAACTAACGGACTGATTAACCGTTATAAAAACTGGCGCGGCTAA
- the yjbE gene encoding exopolysaccharide production protein YjbE, with protein MKKVLCAAAAIVYLASASAAFAAPEEAGAAAGASAGTLSAGTTTAVGIGALGALVGVALAASSGGNGSNTGTTTTTTTSTTR; from the coding sequence ATGAAAAAAGTCTTATGTGCTGCTGCAGCCATAGTGTACTTAGCAAGTGCTTCAGCCGCGTTCGCTGCGCCTGAAGAAGCTGGCGCCGCGGCGGGTGCCTCAGCGGGAACCCTTTCCGCAGGAACCACCACTGCGGTGGGTATTGGTGCGCTTGGCGCACTGGTTGGTGTTGCTCTGGCAGCATCGAGTGGCGGAAACGGTTCTAATACCGGCACCACCACCACGACCACGACCAGTACCACGCGTTAA